One Dysgonomonadaceae bacterium PH5-43 DNA segment encodes these proteins:
- a CDS encoding ABC-type multidrug transport system fused ATPase/permease subunit (product_source=COG1132; cath_funfam=1.20.1560.10; cog=COG1132; pfam=PF00005,PF00664; superfamily=90123; transmembrane_helix_parts=Inside_1_20,TMhelix_21_43,Outside_44_57,TMhelix_58_80,Inside_81_131,TMhelix_132_154,Outside_155_158,TMhelix_159_181,Inside_182_247,TMhelix_248_270,Outside_271_274,TMhelix_275_297,Inside_298_412), producing MSTLNKLQHYAGERKTLFPLSMALSAISALAGMLPFIFIWLIVRELLNPGDSFSSKTVITYAWWAAGSAITSVILYFGALMLSHLAAFKVESNMRREAMRKIVRMPLGFFDNNTSGKIRKIIDDNASITHSFLAHQLPDLAVAIIIPIVALVLIFVFNWQLGLACLVPIVISFVLIMLMMGEKEREFMKRYMTSLEEMNTEAVEYVRGIPVVKVFQQTIYSFKNFHKSIMNYNKMVSQYSKGCEKAMSGYTVVINSFVFVLAPVSILLIGNIGDLVSVLLNFFLFILITPVFSQSIMKIMYLQQAMGQAGEAINRLDNLTDIELFPVLKNSQPLKSFDVNFENVVFAYPDAKKNAVDGVSFSIPQGNTVALVGASGSGKTTIARLIPRFWDASKGAVLIGGINVKEILPVLF from the coding sequence ATGAGTACATTAAACAAACTTCAACACTATGCAGGCGAGCGGAAAACACTCTTCCCCTTGTCTATGGCATTGTCAGCCATCAGTGCCTTGGCAGGAATGCTGCCATTTATTTTTATCTGGCTTATAGTCAGAGAGCTTTTGAATCCGGGAGATAGCTTTTCTTCCAAAACAGTAATCACTTATGCTTGGTGGGCAGCGGGTTCAGCAATCACAAGTGTTATCCTCTATTTTGGTGCATTGATGTTGTCGCATTTGGCAGCATTCAAAGTGGAATCGAATATGCGGCGCGAAGCTATGCGTAAGATAGTGCGGATGCCGCTTGGTTTTTTTGATAACAATACTAGCGGAAAGATACGAAAGATTATAGATGATAATGCAAGTATTACTCACAGTTTTCTAGCACACCAACTACCCGATTTGGCTGTTGCTATTATCATACCGATAGTTGCTCTCGTCCTGATTTTTGTGTTTAACTGGCAACTCGGATTGGCATGCTTGGTTCCTATCGTTATTTCTTTTGTTTTAATTATGCTGATGATGGGTGAAAAAGAGCGTGAGTTTATGAAAAGGTACATGACTTCGCTAGAGGAAATGAATACCGAAGCTGTAGAATATGTGCGTGGAATCCCTGTGGTAAAGGTTTTTCAACAAACCATTTACTCATTTAAGAATTTCCATAAAAGCATTATGAATTACAATAAAATGGTCTCCCAATATAGCAAGGGTTGTGAAAAAGCGATGTCGGGCTATACAGTGGTTATTAATTCTTTTGTGTTTGTATTGGCTCCCGTCTCAATCTTGCTGATAGGAAATATAGGTGATCTCGTTTCTGTCTTGCTTAACTTTTTTCTATTCATATTAATTACTCCCGTATTCTCGCAAAGTATTATGAAAATTATGTATTTGCAGCAGGCTATGGGTCAAGCAGGTGAAGCCATTAATCGCTTAGACAACTTAACGGATATTGAATTATTCCCAGTGTTGAAAAATTCGCAACCTTTGAAAAGCTTTGATGTCAATTTTGAGAATGTCGTGTTTGCTTATCCCGATGCCAAAAAGAATGCAGTTGACGGAGTGAGTTTTTCCATTCCACAGGGAAATACAGTTGCTTTGGTCGGAGCTTCGGGAAGTGGAAAAACTACTATAGCACGCCTTATCCCTCGCTTCTGGGATGCCAGTAAAGGCGCGGTATTGATTGGTGGAATTAATGTGAAGGAGATATTGCCCGTGCTATTCTAA
- a CDS encoding ABC-type transport system involved in Fe-S cluster assembly fused permease/ATPase subunit (product_source=COG5265; cath_funfam=3.40.50.300; cog=COG5265; superfamily=52540), with protein sequence MIAHRLTSIADADNIIVINKGKIAEYGTHNELIEKQGIYNNMWNEYQQSVQWTIGKEAAHA encoded by the coding sequence ATGATTGCCCATCGACTTACAAGCATTGCCGATGCCGACAATATTATCGTAATCAATAAAGGGAAAATCGCTGAATATGGCACTCACAATGAATTAATCGAAAAACAAGGAATATATAATAATATGTGGAACGAATATCAACAGTCCGTTCAATGGACAATAGGAAAGGAGGCTGCTCATGCTTAA
- a CDS encoding ATP-binding cassette subfamily B protein IrtB (product_source=KO:K14699; cath_funfam=1.20.1560.10,3.40.50.300; cog=COG1132; ko=KO:K14699; pfam=PF00005,PF00664; smart=SM00382; superfamily=52540,90123; transmembrane_helix_parts=Inside_1_21,TMhelix_22_44,Outside_45_58,TMhelix_59_81,Inside_82_143,TMhelix_144_161,Outside_162_164,TMhelix_165_182,Inside_183_258,TMhelix_259_281,Outside_282_580), which translates to MLKMIQQRFALSQKGAKDFCKGVYWTTLLNIALMMPAVFVFLFLEDYLQPVINPSASVAHGITYYSILGLVFILVMYVIALFQYKSTFNTVYEESANHRISLAEKLRKLPLAFFGEKNLSDVTSTIMDDCTDLEHTFSHAVPQLFASMISILLIACGMFFYNWQLALALFWVVPFALAVILLSKRKITKANKTNYINKRAVTEQIQEGLEAIQEIKSYNQEADYLLKLDDKIDHYETELTKSELLTGVLVKGAQSLLKLGLASVIIIGANLLATGAIDLFTYLIFLVVGSRIYAPVDDVMNNLAALFYLDIRIDRMNEMEALPIQQGTTDFAPTDYNIEFKNVDFSYESGKQVLKKTSFTAKQGEITALVGSSGSGKSTVAKLVARFWDIQSGEIMLGGKDISLIEPETLFENYSVVFQDVTLFNTSIKDNIRIGKRDASDEEVKRAAHLAQCDEFVSQMPQGYDTIIGENGETLSGGERQRVSIARALLKNAPIVLLDEATASLDVENETKIQAGISELVRNKTVLIIAHRMRTVSNADKIVVLENGTVAETGTPEELKKQNGIFARMVERQTDSIKQY; encoded by the coding sequence ATGCTTAAAATGATTCAGCAACGATTTGCTCTTTCGCAAAAAGGAGCTAAAGATTTCTGTAAAGGCGTATATTGGACAACCCTGCTCAACATCGCATTGATGATGCCAGCCGTTTTTGTCTTCTTGTTTCTTGAAGACTATCTGCAACCTGTGATTAATCCGTCAGCTTCGGTTGCGCACGGAATCACCTATTATAGCATTCTTGGTCTTGTATTTATACTGGTGATGTATGTGATTGCCTTGTTTCAATACAAAAGCACATTCAATACAGTGTACGAAGAAAGCGCAAACCATCGTATTTCGCTTGCCGAGAAACTTCGTAAGTTGCCTTTGGCTTTCTTTGGAGAGAAAAACTTATCAGATGTAACATCAACCATTATGGACGATTGCACCGATTTAGAACATACATTCTCTCATGCTGTTCCGCAGTTGTTCGCATCAATGATTAGTATTCTGCTAATTGCTTGCGGAATGTTTTTCTACAACTGGCAACTGGCATTGGCTTTGTTTTGGGTGGTTCCGTTTGCATTGGCAGTAATTCTGTTATCCAAACGAAAAATCACCAAAGCGAATAAGACCAATTACATAAACAAACGTGCTGTAACCGAACAAATACAGGAAGGGTTGGAAGCTATTCAAGAGATAAAATCTTACAATCAGGAGGCAGATTATCTTCTCAAATTAGATGATAAAATAGACCATTACGAAACAGAGCTTACTAAAAGTGAATTGTTAACTGGAGTTTTGGTGAAAGGCGCACAAAGTTTACTGAAACTCGGTTTGGCGAGTGTGATAATTATTGGAGCTAATTTATTGGCAACAGGAGCAATTGATTTATTTACTTACCTGATATTTTTAGTAGTTGGTTCACGGATTTATGCCCCAGTAGATGACGTGATGAACAATTTGGCAGCATTGTTTTATCTCGATATTCGTATCGACCGTATGAATGAAATGGAAGCTTTACCTATTCAGCAGGGGACGACTGATTTTGCACCGACTGACTACAACATAGAATTTAAAAACGTGGATTTCTCATATGAATCGGGCAAACAGGTGTTGAAAAAAACTTCTTTTACAGCCAAACAAGGTGAAATAACTGCTTTGGTAGGATCATCTGGTAGCGGGAAAAGTACGGTAGCGAAGCTGGTGGCTCGTTTCTGGGATATTCAATCTGGTGAGATTATGCTTGGCGGAAAAGATATTAGCCTAATTGAGCCTGAAACTTTATTTGAGAATTATTCGGTTGTCTTTCAAGATGTAACTCTTTTTAATACTTCAATTAAAGACAATATACGAATTGGCAAGCGCGATGCTTCGGACGAAGAAGTGAAGCGTGCAGCACACTTAGCTCAATGCGATGAGTTTGTAAGCCAAATGCCGCAAGGTTACGACACCATTATTGGCGAGAACGGCGAAACATTGTCGGGTGGTGAACGCCAGCGTGTTTCTATTGCACGTGCTTTATTGAAAAATGCGCCGATTGTGCTGTTGGACGAGGCTACAGCCTCGCTTGATGTCGAGAATGAGACTAAGATTCAGGCGGGAATATCAGAATTGGTTCGTAATAAAACGGTACTGATTATCGCCCATCGTATGAGAACCGTTTCCAATGCTGACAAAATTGTAGTATTGGAAAACGGAACCGTTGCCGAAACGGGAACGCCCGAAGAACTGAAAAAGCAAAATGGGATATTTGCGAGAATGGTTGAGAGACAAACGGATAGCATAAAGCAATATTAA
- a CDS encoding hypothetical protein (product_source=Hypo-rule applied; pfam=PF11013) yields the protein MENLLHYIWKHKLYSCNNNFKTIDETPIEIIDVGVYNTNAGPDFFNAKIKIGEEMWAGNVEIHIKSSDWYKHHHDKDKAYNSVVLHIVEFVDEPIVKDSNGRIIPQWIMQVPNKIKENYSYLLYRDSLIPCAEQLWKIPEIFISDWKVSLLTERLERKVGQIVDLLSLYKNNWDEVFYVLLSRNFGFGVNSDAFERLAKSLPLICVYKHSDSILQTEALFLGQAGLLNDDIDDSYYSSLKIEYKFLAKKYNLQGLDSSSSFKSLRMRPGNFPYVKLVQLASIIRQSPRLFSKILDLKDLNEMQFLFTTDIHKYWNTHYNFGKPSVDQVKTLGLSSVNILIINTVVPILFAYGRHTNNENYIDSALKLLDLIRPESNYIVKAFTKYGVAVNNAGDSQALIQLQREYCEKKKCIFCRIGNKLFTT from the coding sequence ATGGAGAATTTACTTCATTACATTTGGAAGCATAAGCTGTATTCTTGTAATAATAACTTTAAAACTATCGACGAAACGCCTATTGAAATTATAGATGTAGGTGTGTATAACACAAATGCAGGTCCTGATTTCTTTAATGCTAAAATAAAAATTGGAGAAGAAATGTGGGCAGGTAATGTGGAGATTCATATCAAATCGAGTGATTGGTATAAGCATCATCACGACAAAGACAAAGCTTACAATTCGGTTGTGTTGCACATTGTAGAGTTTGTAGACGAACCAATAGTAAAAGATTCAAATGGGAGAATTATTCCACAATGGATTATGCAGGTGCCAAATAAGATTAAAGAAAATTATTCATATCTATTATATAGAGATTCATTAATCCCTTGTGCTGAACAACTTTGGAAGATACCCGAAATATTTATATCCGATTGGAAAGTTTCTCTGTTAACCGAAAGATTAGAGCGTAAAGTTGGTCAAATAGTAGATTTGTTAAGTCTGTATAAGAATAACTGGGACGAAGTCTTTTATGTCCTTCTTTCTCGTAATTTCGGTTTTGGAGTAAATAGTGATGCCTTTGAGCGATTAGCTAAAAGTTTGCCTTTAATTTGTGTGTATAAACATTCAGACTCTATATTGCAGACCGAAGCCTTGTTTCTTGGTCAGGCGGGATTGTTGAATGATGATATTGACGACTCGTATTATTCCTCTCTAAAAATAGAATATAAGTTTCTTGCTAAAAAATATAACTTGCAAGGTTTGGATTCTTCATCTTCATTTAAAAGTTTAAGAATGCGACCTGGCAACTTCCCTTATGTGAAATTAGTACAGCTTGCGAGTATAATAAGGCAAAGTCCGAGACTCTTTTCTAAAATATTAGACTTAAAGGATTTGAATGAAATGCAATTCCTGTTTACAACAGATATTCATAAATATTGGAATACGCATTATAACTTTGGTAAACCATCGGTCGATCAAGTTAAAACATTAGGTCTCTCTTCTGTTAACATTCTTATAATAAATACAGTTGTGCCGATATTATTTGCCTATGGAAGGCATACTAACAATGAAAATTACATAGATTCAGCCCTTAAGTTATTAGATTTGATACGACCAGAGAGTAATTATATAGTAAAAGCATTTACTAAATATGGGGTGGCAGTAAATAATGCAGGCGATAGCCAAGCTCTTATTCAGTTGCAACGAGAATATTGTGAGAAGAAAAAATGTATTTTCTGTAGAATAGGGAATAAGCTATTTACAACTTGA
- a CDS encoding hypothetical protein (product_source=Hypo-rule applied; cath_funfam=2.90.10.10; cleavage_site_network=SignalP-noTM; superfamily=50370), whose amino-acid sequence MKKHFFLMLGILMTISSHLFAQPEVSTSSNPKWYFIEVRGNDERSGMVFTNESNVLFGRERIYSATQSKLNSQLWRFELDADGNYIFINKAASTRKMDVFLDSETGSVRVIINRTPTTAWKINKKGNYFGIQAVTTVSGKSSYKFIHQGNSYKGEKFPVVLETSTWENDRNSNFSFVEYEDPNLVMSDSKSQTWYVIKSNRAGCENKCITDIVSSALPNICFGIDDYKEDDYSQQWKAIKKGTTSKDTRFELVNRATGNIIQADYLVKDGYQYTKATQTIEESNGWNLDYIANKEYILYGKDSDGLTRYLNTTAANETPEAYNENSLIGSGFSWNFVKGEVTMDIDYIAKPNDWDNINIYSIEGRIFVEGVDDFTVRTLTGVTVNKNTSLPLGVYLVTVNNKTKAVTNY is encoded by the coding sequence ATGAAAAAGCATTTCTTTTTAATGTTGGGCATTCTAATGACCATTTCGAGTCATTTATTTGCACAACCTGAGGTTAGCACCTCAAGCAACCCCAAATGGTATTTTATTGAAGTTCGCGGAAACGATGAACGTTCGGGTATGGTGTTCACAAACGAGAGTAACGTCTTGTTTGGGAGAGAAAGAATTTATTCTGCAACCCAAAGTAAGTTAAACTCTCAACTTTGGAGATTTGAATTAGATGCCGACGGCAACTATATTTTCATCAACAAAGCAGCATCTACAAGAAAAATGGATGTTTTCTTAGATTCGGAAACAGGTTCGGTTCGTGTAATTATTAACAGAACGCCTACAACTGCTTGGAAAATCAACAAAAAAGGTAATTATTTCGGCATTCAGGCAGTAACAACTGTGTCGGGAAAATCAAGTTATAAATTTATCCATCAAGGTAATTCATACAAGGGTGAAAAATTTCCAGTTGTATTAGAAACCTCTACTTGGGAAAATGATAGAAACTCTAACTTCAGTTTCGTAGAATACGAAGATCCTAATCTTGTAATGAGCGACAGTAAATCGCAAACTTGGTATGTTATAAAAAGTAACCGTGCTGGTTGCGAAAACAAATGCATTACTGATATTGTAAGCTCGGCTCTTCCTAATATTTGTTTTGGTATCGACGATTACAAAGAAGACGATTACAGCCAACAATGGAAAGCTATTAAGAAAGGTACAACTTCAAAAGATACTCGTTTTGAGTTAGTAAACCGTGCAACAGGTAATATTATACAGGCTGATTATTTAGTAAAAGATGGTTATCAATACACTAAAGCTACTCAAACAATAGAAGAAAGTAATGGTTGGAACTTAGATTATATTGCAAATAAAGAATATATCCTTTATGGTAAAGATAGCGATGGACTAACACGATACCTTAATACTACTGCAGCAAACGAAACTCCTGAAGCTTATAATGAAAACTCATTAATTGGCTCTGGGTTTTCGTGGAACTTTGTAAAAGGAGAAGTAACTATGGATATTGATTATATCGCTAAACCTAACGATTGGGATAATATTAATATTTACTCTATAGAAGGACGTATTTTTGTTGAAGGAGTAGACGATTTCACTGTTAGAACCCTAACAGGTGTTACTGTAAACAAAAACACATCTTTACCTCTTGGTGTATATCTTGTTACTGTAAACAATAAAACAAAAGCTGTTACAAACTATTAA
- a CDS encoding lysophospholipase L1-like esterase (product_source=COG2755; cath_funfam=2.60.120.200,3.40.50.1110; cleavage_site_network=SignalP-noTM; cog=COG2755; pfam=PF13385,PF13472; superfamily=49899,50370,52266; transmembrane_helix_parts=Inside_1_4,TMhelix_5_24,Outside_25_1104), whose translation MKKTVFLILLSCLCISYAFADLPFRNQRRDMFRMLPINENSIVFTGNSITQGNEWSESFSNDPRVVNRGISGNTSAEIMNNMDYILKGKPAKLFIMIGINDGANPDIVVPCIRKSIELAQKESPDTEVYIQSILPYAGNANVKVTNELLQELCKEKEVTYIDVFSKLNSPDNELNINSNHSNDRLHLMGSGYYVWTEEFEKYTGIKPSIVNTSNATIPSSHTGYVNQRVSNFASKSVSENDILMLGDFHTNTGEWKELLQNPNVKSRGIGVNHGGSSISLVELKDMIPHIITGNPAKVFISCGYKDIEYNNKSVSEAITTYKAILALIKEKAPDTKIYIQSLAPRNNATTNTNLYVPFNTELAKLTDESNNIYFIDVYTPLVKNGVLDSQYAWSDRGFNGKGYLKWAEILAPYVDENIVPLRVDAYDLIMAVANARQFLYELKEEGAGAYTTEATNVFRTAIEAADAVANNKDATAEDYQTAANTLTTATNTFRNSEISLPLASTEVEEHWYKLSAPLRNAGIYMKGEGANNGVVFTSSNNYESQQWKLTKRSDNSFNIINRMDNSFLNPVATHNTQMNTTATEPASGWTFTKSDGSSKFIIKSGSTQLNLTNSGVLFNWGGGSNTSDTGCQFLFTEVTGSPEKDPADPNIILTIKDVSCNGKEFFRVPDEFLQRIVGKKDMTIAIDFTTSTASSSFASLIAVADTTNTGRHFSASVWDSNYSVLYQDQDVSEHRFSNSLGTATTRHQIVYVFRAENPKSIDYYLDGAFKNTYNYDNNADWVYETFGTITDANALTIGGFKSSTKDINQAFKGTVHSVQFFDGAMANFQIGKLISYDNLIADVIGEEPEKPELPASLLTLANIECDGPVLVPSTQAAPVLAEESLTVAIDFTPSSTTGDAILVGSSDIAADNKFFGVGTISNFSKFGIRFVGNNELEGWYTGGYSNATKRHQIVITMSPSTPNYNYYVDGVFNREVSGMGAYGYYYFGKEAIKDAQLYIGGIVSANDNNRYPFTGTIHSVQFFPGVLTAEQVSAIDYKVVIDDIISIDEKSDDMPFTIVDGSIITKDNASVKLFDLSGRMLPTNNIKEGCYILVVDGKSFKVIL comes from the coding sequence ATGAAAAAAACAGTCTTTTTAATTTTGTTATCTTGCTTATGTATCAGTTATGCATTTGCAGACCTACCATTCCGCAATCAAAGACGGGATATGTTCAGAATGCTTCCTATAAATGAAAACAGTATAGTTTTCACTGGGAATAGTATTACACAAGGAAATGAGTGGTCGGAGTCTTTCTCCAACGATCCTCGAGTAGTAAACAGAGGAATTAGTGGCAATACTTCAGCCGAAATTATGAATAATATGGACTATATACTAAAAGGTAAGCCGGCGAAACTGTTTATTATGATAGGAATTAACGATGGTGCCAATCCCGATATTGTTGTTCCTTGTATTCGTAAGTCTATAGAATTAGCGCAAAAAGAATCTCCCGACACAGAGGTATACATTCAAAGTATTTTACCTTATGCTGGCAATGCTAACGTAAAGGTAACTAATGAACTTTTACAAGAGCTTTGTAAAGAAAAAGAAGTTACTTATATAGATGTATTCTCTAAACTTAACAGCCCTGACAACGAACTTAACATAAATAGTAATCATTCTAACGACAGACTGCATCTTATGGGTTCGGGATACTATGTTTGGACAGAAGAATTTGAGAAATACACAGGTATTAAACCCTCTATCGTTAATACTTCTAATGCAACTATCCCTTCGTCTCATACAGGATATGTAAATCAACGCGTATCTAACTTTGCTTCTAAGTCAGTTTCTGAAAACGACATTTTAATGTTGGGTGACTTCCATACTAATACTGGCGAATGGAAAGAACTTCTTCAAAACCCAAATGTTAAGAGTAGGGGTATAGGTGTAAATCACGGAGGCTCAAGCATTAGTCTTGTTGAATTAAAAGATATGATTCCTCATATAATAACAGGCAATCCTGCTAAAGTTTTTATCTCTTGCGGATACAAAGACATCGAATACAATAATAAATCGGTAAGCGAAGCAATAACTACTTACAAGGCTATTCTTGCATTAATAAAAGAAAAAGCTCCCGATACTAAAATTTACATTCAAAGTTTGGCTCCAAGAAATAATGCTACAACTAACACCAATCTTTATGTACCCTTTAATACAGAGTTAGCAAAACTTACCGACGAAAGCAATAACATTTATTTTATCGATGTTTACACTCCATTAGTTAAAAATGGCGTATTGGATTCTCAGTATGCTTGGAGCGATAGAGGATTTAACGGTAAAGGATATCTAAAATGGGCAGAAATATTAGCTCCTTATGTTGATGAAAACATAGTTCCTTTAAGAGTTGATGCTTACGACTTAATTATGGCAGTAGCAAATGCTCGTCAATTTTTATATGAATTAAAAGAAGAAGGTGCTGGAGCTTACACAACTGAAGCTACAAATGTTTTTCGTACCGCAATAGAAGCTGCCGATGCAGTAGCGAATAATAAAGACGCAACAGCCGAAGATTATCAAACTGCTGCAAACACATTAACAACAGCTACTAATACATTTCGTAACAGCGAGATAAGCTTACCTTTAGCTAGTACAGAAGTGGAAGAGCATTGGTATAAACTTTCGGCTCCTTTACGTAACGCCGGCATCTATATGAAAGGTGAAGGTGCTAACAATGGGGTAGTATTTACTTCTTCAAATAATTACGAAAGTCAACAATGGAAACTAACTAAAAGAAGCGACAATTCGTTCAATATCATAAACCGTATGGACAATAGCTTCTTAAATCCTGTTGCTACGCACAATACTCAAATGAATACAACAGCTACAGAACCTGCTTCTGGTTGGACTTTTACAAAAAGCGACGGGTCTAGTAAGTTTATCATTAAAAGCGGAAGCACACAACTTAACCTTACTAACTCTGGAGTTTTATTTAATTGGGGAGGTGGAAGCAATACCAGCGACACAGGTTGTCAGTTTTTATTTACAGAAGTTACAGGTTCGCCAGAAAAAGACCCCGCCGATCCTAATATTATTCTAACAATTAAAGATGTTAGCTGTAATGGCAAAGAGTTTTTCAGAGTGCCAGACGAGTTTCTGCAACGTATAGTAGGTAAAAAAGATATGACTATAGCTATAGATTTCACAACTTCTACTGCAAGTTCTTCTTTTGCATCTCTTATTGCCGTTGCCGATACAACCAATACTGGTCGTCATTTCTCTGCTTCGGTTTGGGATAGCAATTACTCGGTACTCTATCAAGATCAAGATGTTTCAGAACATCGCTTCTCTAACTCTTTAGGCACAGCAACAACTCGCCATCAAATAGTTTATGTTTTCAGAGCTGAAAATCCTAAAAGTATTGATTATTACTTAGATGGAGCCTTTAAGAACACTTATAATTATGATAACAATGCCGATTGGGTATACGAAACCTTTGGAACAATTACAGACGCTAATGCTCTTACCATTGGTGGGTTTAAGAGTTCAACAAAAGATATTAATCAAGCTTTTAAGGGAACTGTGCATTCCGTACAATTTTTTGACGGAGCAATGGCAAACTTTCAAATTGGCAAATTAATTAGTTACGACAATCTAATAGCCGACGTTATAGGCGAAGAACCTGAAAAACCTGAACTTCCTGCATCTTTATTAACATTAGCTAACATCGAATGTGATGGACCAGTGCTTGTGCCAAGCACTCAAGCAGCTCCAGTTTTAGCTGAAGAGTCGCTTACCGTTGCTATAGACTTCACTCCTTCAAGCACAACAGGAGATGCGATATTAGTTGGCTCTAGCGATATAGCTGCTGATAATAAATTTTTCGGAGTAGGAACAATTTCTAACTTTTCTAAATTCGGCATTCGTTTCGTAGGTAATAACGAGTTGGAAGGCTGGTACACTGGAGGTTATTCAAATGCTACCAAACGTCACCAAATAGTAATTACTATGTCGCCTAGCACTCCTAACTACAATTATTACGTTGATGGCGTTTTCAATCGTGAAGTTAGTGGTATGGGGGCTTATGGTTATTATTATTTCGGAAAAGAAGCAATAAAAGATGCACAACTTTATATTGGCGGTATAGTTTCGGCAAACGATAATAATCGTTATCCATTCACGGGGACGATTCACTCAGTTCAATTCTTCCCAGGTGTGCTAACTGCGGAGCAAGTATCTGCTATTGATTATAAGGTTGTTATTGACGATATTATATCAATAGATGAAAAATCTGACGATATGCCTTTCACTATTGTTGATGGGAGTATTATCACAAAAGACAATGCCAGTGTTAAGCTTTTCGACTTGTCGGGAAGAATGCTTCCTACTAATAATATAAAAGAAGGTTGCTATATTTTGGTAGTTGATGGAAAATCTTTTAAGGTTATTTTATAG
- a CDS encoding AcrR family transcriptional regulator (product_source=COG1309; cath_funfam=1.10.10.60; cog=COG1309; pfam=PF00440; superfamily=46689) — MKLLKDEIFESILSVARQEFLSKGYKNASMRDIANKANVGLSNVYNYFQNKDEIYRAIMKPAKNSIFTFITQQHTEDFFDFSHIAPYGHNENAIAYYIDLIEKYKEEYRLLLYCSEGSSMANFRNELADHITHISHDYMALEKKHNSQARTVSPFFIHTISSWMVSILGEIVMHDMDRQKIRDFFYEYFRFSFAGWRELKGT; from the coding sequence ATGAAATTACTAAAAGACGAAATATTCGAATCCATTCTCTCGGTAGCCAGGCAAGAGTTTCTCTCTAAAGGCTACAAGAATGCCTCTATGCGTGATATAGCAAATAAAGCAAATGTTGGCTTAAGCAATGTTTATAACTACTTTCAGAACAAAGATGAGATATATAGAGCCATTATGAAGCCTGCCAAGAACAGCATTTTTACGTTTATTACCCAGCAGCATACCGAAGATTTTTTCGACTTTAGCCACATAGCACCCTATGGTCATAACGAGAATGCTATAGCGTATTACATTGATTTAATAGAGAAGTATAAAGAGGAATATCGTCTTTTGCTGTATTGTTCGGAAGGTTCATCTATGGCTAATTTTAGGAATGAATTAGCCGACCACATAACTCATATAAGCCATGATTATATGGCATTAGAGAAGAAACATAATTCGCAAGCGCGTACGGTTTCTCCCTTCTTTATTCACACGATTTCTTCGTGGATGGTAAGTATTTTGGGAGAAATCGTAATGCATGATATGGACAGGCAGAAGATACGGGATTTCTTTTATGAATATTTCCGGTTTAGTTTTGCAGGATGGCGAGAACTTAAAGGAACTTAA